In Salvia hispanica cultivar TCC Black 2014 unplaced genomic scaffold, UniMelb_Shisp_WGS_1.0 HiC_scaffold_959, whole genome shotgun sequence, the following are encoded in one genomic region:
- the LOC125200422 gene encoding probable LRR receptor-like serine/threonine-protein kinase At3g47570 has protein sequence MVSLVILAVIVAIALLAFIRMCKQKKVPLLVHFSAQITECIGIPYNELERGTSSFSETNLLGRGSFGSVFEATLSDGLKVAVKVFNLELQGAARSFGVESSILSSIRHRNLVRVIGYCCNVNFKALILTYMPNGSLDQWLHSNNYSVDLIQRLKIAIDVAAAMEYLHHGYTFPIVHCEIKPSNVLLDQDMVAHLADFGISKLFNGGETILQTQTMATIGYAAPEFGIEGKVSINGDVYSFGILLLEMFTGKRPMDDMFDEERSLKQWVSEALEQNTATQVMASALLSREDQYYSAKEKCMLSTFELAMKCLVVSADERISMIETAAALHKIYATFVAGTQWRRP, from the exons ATGGTGTCATTAGTGATTTTAGCTGTCATTGTGGCGATTGCATTGCTTGCTTTCATACGGATGTGTAAACAGAAAAAAGTACCCCTCTTGGTTCATTTTTCAGCACAAATTACTGAATGCATAGGAATTCCTTACAATGAACTTGAACGAGGAACAAGTTCATTTAGCGAAACCAACCTACTTGGAAGAGGTAGCTTTGGTTCTGTATTCGAAGCAACACTTTCGGATGGGTTGAAAGTTGCTGTAAAAGTGTTCAACTTGGAACTACAAGGAGCAGCAAGGAGCTTTGGTGTTGAAAGTTCTATATTGAGCAGCATTCGACACAGAAATTTAGTTCGGGTTATTGGATATTGTTGTAATGTGAACTTTAAAGCATTAATTCTCACATACATGCCAAATGGGAGCTTGGATCAATGGTTGCATTCCAACAATTATAGTGTGGATCTTATACAGAGGTTGAAAATAGCAATAGACGTTGCGGCCGCCATGGAATATCTTCACCATGGCTATACATTCCCAATTGTTCACTGCGAAATAAAACCAAGCAATGTGTTGCTTGATCAAGACATGGTTGCCCATCTTGCTGATTTTGGCATTTCCAAGCTTTTCAATGGAGGCGAAACTATCCTTCAAACACAAACAATGGCAACCATCGGTTATGCAGCACCAG AGTTTGGAATAGAAGGGAAAGTTTCAATAAATGGAGATGTATATAGTTTTGGGATACTGCTGCTGGAGATGTTTACCGGAAAGAGGCCAATGGACGATATGTTCGATGAAGAAAGAAGCTTAAAACAGTGGGTAAGCGAAGCACTAGAGCAAAATACCGCAACTCAAGTGATGGCGTCTGCTTTGCTGTCAAGGGAAGATCAATATTACTCTGCCAAGGAGAAATGCATGTTATCAACATTTGAATTGGCAATGAAATGTTTAGTTGTTTCAGCAGACGAAAGGATCAGTATGATTGAAACAGCGGCCGCTCTGCACAAGATTTATGCCACATTTGTAGCGGGAACTCAATGGCGTCGTCCATGA